A genomic window from Pocillopora verrucosa isolate sample1 chromosome 7, ASM3666991v2, whole genome shotgun sequence includes:
- the LOC136282466 gene encoding G-protein-signaling modulator 1-like — translation MDRITEAISAISIAREYQEKALAIRIEIGSRNGEASSYGNLGTLSHSLDRCDKAREYQEKALAIAIETGDRNREATSYGNLGTVFQSLCQYDKAREYQEKALAIKIEIGDRDGEATSYGNLENFLQLLGQYEKAREYQENALAIRIEIGERDGEATS, via the exons ATGGATAGAATAACAGAAGCCATATCAGCTATCTCCATAG cccgagaatatcaggagaaagcactcgctatcagaatagaaattggtagcaggaatggagaagcatcaagctacggaaacttaggaactttGTCCCATTCACTTGATCGAtgtgacaaggcccgagaatatcaggagaaagcactcgctatcgcaatagaaactggcgacagaaatagagaagcaacaagctacggaaacctaggaactgtatTCCAATCACtctgtcaatatgacaaggcccgagaatatcaggagaaagcactcgccatcaaaatagaaattggcgacagggatggagaagcaacaagctacggaaacctagaaaattttttgcaattacTCGGTCAGTATGAAAAGGCCAGAGAATATCAGGAGAAcgcactcgctatcagaatagaaattggtgaaagggatggagaagcaacaagctaa
- the LOC136282402 gene encoding replication factor C subunit 1-like, with the protein MGWDPGESKLSKAKQCGTSQIDEDGLFELVRTKPGKKTNYESPSVEKKTKKKEKAEPMESLSQGKDQFEGEANLLWVDKYQPHVVKQIIGQQGDKCKIRKLMNWLRDWEKNRKKPASKSSFFNKDQDRSSKAALVSGLPGVGKTTSATLVCEELGFMYIKMNASDKRSKKTLEEHISQSLNNKTMDGLLTGCQISVRFGMTLILLKMLHSFSCLTKLIFHCC; encoded by the exons ATGGGATGGGATCCTGGAGAGAGCAAACTTTCCAAG GCTAAGCAATGTGGAACATCACAAATAGATGAAGATGGTCTGTTTGAGCTTGTCAGAACAAAACCAGGCAAGAAGACCAACTATGAATCACCAAGTGTggagaagaagacaaagaagaaggagaaagctGAACCAATGGAGTCCCTCAGCCAGGGAAAAGATCAGTTTGAAG GAGAAGCAAATCTGTTATGGGTAGACAAATATCAACCTCATGTAGTGAAGCAGATTATTGGTCAGCAGGGTGATAAGTGCAAAATAAGAAAGCTGATGAACTGGCTGAGAGACTGGGAAAAGAATAGAAAGAAACCAGCCTCTAAAT CttcctttttcaacaaagaccAAGATAGGTCCTCTAAGGCAGCTCTTGTGTCCGGTCTCCCAGGAGTTGGTAAAACCACATCAGCGACACTGGTTTGTGAAGAGCTTGGTTTTATGTACATTAAAATGAATGCCAGTGACAAACGGAGCAAAAAGACCTTGGAAGAACACATTTCTCAGTCACTGAACAATAAAACCATGGATGGCCTTCTGACAGgttgtcaaatttctgtaagatttggaatgactttgatattattaaagATGCTTCATTCATTCTCCTGTCTTACTAAACTGATTTTCCACTGTTGttaa